A single genomic interval of Nycticebus coucang isolate mNycCou1 chromosome 21, mNycCou1.pri, whole genome shotgun sequence harbors:
- the SNX21 gene encoding sorting nexin-21 isoform X2: protein MHRGTQQGAMASRLLHRLRHALAGDGPGEAAVGPEAEQFPESSELEDDDAEGLSSRLSGTLSFTSAEDDEDDEDEEEDEEEAGPDLLPPGDEASGEDAERSPPSDGQRGSQLLARQLQDFWKKSRNTLVPQRLLFEVTSANVVKDPPSKYVLYTLAVMGPGLPDHQPAHISRRYSDFERLHRNLQRQFRGTMAAISFPRKRLRRNFTAETIARRSRAFEQYLGHLHAVPELRHASDLQDFFVLPELRRAQSLTCTGLYREALALWANAWQLQAQLGTPSGPDRPLLTLAGLAVCHQELEDPMEARACCERALQLLGDKRLHPLLAPFLEAHVRLSWRLGLDKRQTEARLQALQEAGLTPTPPPSLKELLIKEVLD from the exons ATGCACCGCGGGACACAGCAG GGTGCCATGGCCTCGCGGCTCTTGCACCGGCTGCGGCACGCATTGGCCGGCGACGGCCCCGGGGAGGCGGCAGTCGGTCCCGAGGCCGAGCAGTTCCCAGAGAGCTCAGAGCTGGAGGATGACGACGCCGAGGGCCTGTCCTCCCGCCTCAGCGGCACCCTCAGCTTCACCAGCGCCGAGGACGACGAGGACGACGAGGACGAGGAAGAGGACGAAGAGGAGGCTGGCCCCGACCTGCTGCCTCCCGGGGACGAGGCGTCTGGAGAAGACGCAG AACGGAGCCCCCCATCTGATGGGCAGCGGGGCAGTCAGCTCCTGGCCCGGCAGCTGCAGGATTTCTGGAAGAAGTCCCGGAACACCCTGGTACCCCAGAGGCTGCTCTTCGAAGTGACCAGCGCCAACGTTGTCAAGGACCCACCCTCCAAGTACGTG CTCTACACCCTCGCCGTGATGGGCCCGGGGCTGCCAGATCACCAGCCAGCCCACATCTCTCGCCGCTACTCGGACTTTGAACGTTTGCACCGTAACCTGCAGCGGCAGTTCCGGGGCACTATGGCTGCCATCTCCTTCCCACGTAAGCGCCTGCGCCGGAATTTTACTGCAGAGACCATTGCCCGCCGTAGCCGGGCCTTTGAGCAGTATTTGGGCCACCTACATGCGGTACCTGAGCTGCGCCATGCCTCAGACCTACAGGACTTCTTCGTGCTACCAGAGCTACGGCGGGCACAGAGCCTCACCTGTACTGGCCTCTATCGTGAGGCTCTGGCGCTCTGGGCCAATGCCTGGCAGCTGCAGGCCCAGCTGGGCACCCCCTCTGGCCCAGACCGTCCCCTACTGACCCTGGCTGGGCTGGCTGTGTGCCACCAGGAGCTGGAAGACCCCATGGAGGCCCGGGCATGCTGTGAGAGGGCCCTGCAGCTGCTGGGGGACAAACGCCTCCACCCTCTGCTGGCACCCTTTCTGGAGGCCCATGTCCGGCTCTCTTGGCGTCTGGGTCTGGACAAACGCCAAACAGAGGCCCGACTTCAGGCCCTGCAGGAGGCAGGCCTtacccctaccccaccccctaGTCTCAAAGAATTGCTCATCAAGGAGGTGCTGGATTAA
- the SNX21 gene encoding sorting nexin-21 isoform X3 has protein sequence MASRLLHRLRHALAGDGPGEAAVGPEAEQFPESSELEDDDAEGLSSRLSGTLSFTSAEDDEDDEDEEEDEEEAGPDLLPPGDEASGEDAERSPPSDGQRGSQLLARQLQDFWKKSRNTLVPQRLLFEVTSANVVKDPPSKYVLYTLAVMGPGLPDHQPAHISRRYSDFERLHRNLQRQFRGTMAAISFPRKRLRRNFTAETIARRSRAFEQYLGHLHAVPELRHASDLQDFFVLPELRRAQSLTCTGLYREALALWANAWQLQAQLGTPSGPDRPLLTLAGLAVCHQELEDPMEARACCERALQLLGDKRLHPLLAPFLEAHVRLSWRLGLDKRQTEARLQALQEAGLTPTPPPSLKELLIKEVLD, from the exons ATGGCCTCGCGGCTCTTGCACCGGCTGCGGCACGCATTGGCCGGCGACGGCCCCGGGGAGGCGGCAGTCGGTCCCGAGGCCGAGCAGTTCCCAGAGAGCTCAGAGCTGGAGGATGACGACGCCGAGGGCCTGTCCTCCCGCCTCAGCGGCACCCTCAGCTTCACCAGCGCCGAGGACGACGAGGACGACGAGGACGAGGAAGAGGACGAAGAGGAGGCTGGCCCCGACCTGCTGCCTCCCGGGGACGAGGCGTCTGGAGAAGACGCAG AACGGAGCCCCCCATCTGATGGGCAGCGGGGCAGTCAGCTCCTGGCCCGGCAGCTGCAGGATTTCTGGAAGAAGTCCCGGAACACCCTGGTACCCCAGAGGCTGCTCTTCGAAGTGACCAGCGCCAACGTTGTCAAGGACCCACCCTCCAAGTACGTG CTCTACACCCTCGCCGTGATGGGCCCGGGGCTGCCAGATCACCAGCCAGCCCACATCTCTCGCCGCTACTCGGACTTTGAACGTTTGCACCGTAACCTGCAGCGGCAGTTCCGGGGCACTATGGCTGCCATCTCCTTCCCACGTAAGCGCCTGCGCCGGAATTTTACTGCAGAGACCATTGCCCGCCGTAGCCGGGCCTTTGAGCAGTATTTGGGCCACCTACATGCGGTACCTGAGCTGCGCCATGCCTCAGACCTACAGGACTTCTTCGTGCTACCAGAGCTACGGCGGGCACAGAGCCTCACCTGTACTGGCCTCTATCGTGAGGCTCTGGCGCTCTGGGCCAATGCCTGGCAGCTGCAGGCCCAGCTGGGCACCCCCTCTGGCCCAGACCGTCCCCTACTGACCCTGGCTGGGCTGGCTGTGTGCCACCAGGAGCTGGAAGACCCCATGGAGGCCCGGGCATGCTGTGAGAGGGCCCTGCAGCTGCTGGGGGACAAACGCCTCCACCCTCTGCTGGCACCCTTTCTGGAGGCCCATGTCCGGCTCTCTTGGCGTCTGGGTCTGGACAAACGCCAAACAGAGGCCCGACTTCAGGCCCTGCAGGAGGCAGGCCTtacccctaccccaccccctaGTCTCAAAGAATTGCTCATCAAGGAGGTGCTGGATTAA
- the TNNC2 gene encoding troponin C, skeletal muscle, whose product MPTQTDQQVEARSYLSEEMIAEFKAAFDMFDADGGGDISVKELGTVMRMLGQTPTKEELDAIIEEVDEDGSGTIDFEEFLVMMVRQMKEDAKGKSEEELAECFRIFDKNADGYIDAEELAEIFRASGEHVTDEEIESLMKDGDKNNDGRIDFDEFLKMMEGVQ is encoded by the exons ATG CCGACACAGACTGACCAGCAGGTTGAGGCCCGGTCCTACCTCAGCGAGGAGATGATCGCTG AGTTCAAGGCTGCGTTTGACATGTTTGACGCTGATGGTGGTGGCGACATCAGCGTCAAGGAGTTGGGCACCGTGATGAGGATGCTGGGCCAGACTCCCACCAAAGAGGAGCTGGACGCCATCATCGAGGAGGTGGATGAGGACG GCAGCGGCACCATCGACTTCGAGGAGTTCTTGGTCATGATGGTGCGCCAGATGAAAGAGGACGCCAAGGGGAAGAGCGAGGAGGAGCTGGCCGAGTGTTTCCGCATCTTCGACAA GAATGCAGATGGCTACATCGATGCCGAGGAGCTGGCTGAGATTTTCAGGGCTTCCGGGGAGCACGTGACGGACGAGGAGATCGAATCTCTGATGAAAGACGGAGACAAGAACAACGACGGCCGCATTGACTTCGACG AGTTCCTGAAGATGATGGAGGGTGTGCAGTAA
- the SNX21 gene encoding sorting nexin-21 isoform X1 codes for MHRGTQQPRTQLQRSPQGAMASRLLHRLRHALAGDGPGEAAVGPEAEQFPESSELEDDDAEGLSSRLSGTLSFTSAEDDEDDEDEEEDEEEAGPDLLPPGDEASGEDAERSPPSDGQRGSQLLARQLQDFWKKSRNTLVPQRLLFEVTSANVVKDPPSKYVLYTLAVMGPGLPDHQPAHISRRYSDFERLHRNLQRQFRGTMAAISFPRKRLRRNFTAETIARRSRAFEQYLGHLHAVPELRHASDLQDFFVLPELRRAQSLTCTGLYREALALWANAWQLQAQLGTPSGPDRPLLTLAGLAVCHQELEDPMEARACCERALQLLGDKRLHPLLAPFLEAHVRLSWRLGLDKRQTEARLQALQEAGLTPTPPPSLKELLIKEVLD; via the exons ATGCACCGCGGGACACAGCAG CCCAGGACCCAGCTTCAGCGCTCCCCCCAGGGTGCCATGGCCTCGCGGCTCTTGCACCGGCTGCGGCACGCATTGGCCGGCGACGGCCCCGGGGAGGCGGCAGTCGGTCCCGAGGCCGAGCAGTTCCCAGAGAGCTCAGAGCTGGAGGATGACGACGCCGAGGGCCTGTCCTCCCGCCTCAGCGGCACCCTCAGCTTCACCAGCGCCGAGGACGACGAGGACGACGAGGACGAGGAAGAGGACGAAGAGGAGGCTGGCCCCGACCTGCTGCCTCCCGGGGACGAGGCGTCTGGAGAAGACGCAG AACGGAGCCCCCCATCTGATGGGCAGCGGGGCAGTCAGCTCCTGGCCCGGCAGCTGCAGGATTTCTGGAAGAAGTCCCGGAACACCCTGGTACCCCAGAGGCTGCTCTTCGAAGTGACCAGCGCCAACGTTGTCAAGGACCCACCCTCCAAGTACGTG CTCTACACCCTCGCCGTGATGGGCCCGGGGCTGCCAGATCACCAGCCAGCCCACATCTCTCGCCGCTACTCGGACTTTGAACGTTTGCACCGTAACCTGCAGCGGCAGTTCCGGGGCACTATGGCTGCCATCTCCTTCCCACGTAAGCGCCTGCGCCGGAATTTTACTGCAGAGACCATTGCCCGCCGTAGCCGGGCCTTTGAGCAGTATTTGGGCCACCTACATGCGGTACCTGAGCTGCGCCATGCCTCAGACCTACAGGACTTCTTCGTGCTACCAGAGCTACGGCGGGCACAGAGCCTCACCTGTACTGGCCTCTATCGTGAGGCTCTGGCGCTCTGGGCCAATGCCTGGCAGCTGCAGGCCCAGCTGGGCACCCCCTCTGGCCCAGACCGTCCCCTACTGACCCTGGCTGGGCTGGCTGTGTGCCACCAGGAGCTGGAAGACCCCATGGAGGCCCGGGCATGCTGTGAGAGGGCCCTGCAGCTGCTGGGGGACAAACGCCTCCACCCTCTGCTGGCACCCTTTCTGGAGGCCCATGTCCGGCTCTCTTGGCGTCTGGGTCTGGACAAACGCCAAACAGAGGCCCGACTTCAGGCCCTGCAGGAGGCAGGCCTtacccctaccccaccccctaGTCTCAAAGAATTGCTCATCAAGGAGGTGCTGGATTAA
- the UBE2C gene encoding ubiquitin-conjugating enzyme E2 C isoform X2, protein MAQLQQELMTLMMSGDKGISAFPESDNLFKWVGTIHGAAGTVYEDLRYKLSLEFPSGYPYNAPTVKFLTPCYHPNVDTQGNICLDILKDKWSALYDVRTILLSIQSLLGEPNIDSPLNTHAAELWKNPTAFKKYLQETYSKQVSSQEP, encoded by the exons ATGTCTGGTGACAAAGGAATTTCTGCTTTCCCTGAATCAGACAACCTTTTCAAATGGGTAGGGACCATCCATGGAGCAGCTGGCACA GTATATGAAGACCTGAGGTATAAGCTCTCCCTAGAGTTCCCCAGTGGCTACCCTTACAATGCACCCACGGTGAAGTTCCTCACACCCTGCTACCACCCCAATGTGGACACCCAGGGTAACATCTGCCTGGACATCCTGAAGGACAAGTGGTCTGCCCTGTATGATGTCAGGACCATCCTGCTTTCCATTCAGAGCCTGCTAGGAG AACCCAACATTGATAGCCCTTTGAACACACATGCTGCTGAGCTCTGGAAAAACCCCACAG CTTTCAAGAAGTACCTGCAAGAAACCTACTCAAAGCAGGTATCCAGCCAGGAGCCCTGA
- the SNX21 gene encoding sorting nexin-21 isoform X4, with translation MHRGTQQGAMASRLLHRLRHALAGDGPGEAAVGPEAEQFPESSELEDDDAEGLSSRLSGTLSFTSAEDDEDDEDEEEDEEEAGPDLLPPGDEASGEDAERSPPSDGQRGSQLLARQLQDFWKKSRNTLVPQRLLFEVTSANVVKDPPSKYVTSLSSTPSP, from the exons ATGCACCGCGGGACACAGCAG GGTGCCATGGCCTCGCGGCTCTTGCACCGGCTGCGGCACGCATTGGCCGGCGACGGCCCCGGGGAGGCGGCAGTCGGTCCCGAGGCCGAGCAGTTCCCAGAGAGCTCAGAGCTGGAGGATGACGACGCCGAGGGCCTGTCCTCCCGCCTCAGCGGCACCCTCAGCTTCACCAGCGCCGAGGACGACGAGGACGACGAGGACGAGGAAGAGGACGAAGAGGAGGCTGGCCCCGACCTGCTGCCTCCCGGGGACGAGGCGTCTGGAGAAGACGCAG AACGGAGCCCCCCATCTGATGGGCAGCGGGGCAGTCAGCTCCTGGCCCGGCAGCTGCAGGATTTCTGGAAGAAGTCCCGGAACACCCTGGTACCCCAGAGGCTGCTCTTCGAAGTGACCAGCGCCAACGTTGTCAAGGACCCACCCTCCAAGTACGTG ACAAGCCTCAG CTCTACACCCTCGCCGTGA
- the SNX21 gene encoding sorting nexin-21 isoform X5, with protein sequence MHRGTQQGAMASRLLHRLRHALAGDGPGEAAVGPEAEQFPESSELEDDDAEGLSSRLSGTLSFTSAEDDEDDEDEEEDEEEAGPDLLPPGDEASGEDAERSPPSDGQRGSQLLARQLQDFWKKSRNTLVPQRLLFEVTSANVVKDPPSNSTPSP encoded by the exons ATGCACCGCGGGACACAGCAG GGTGCCATGGCCTCGCGGCTCTTGCACCGGCTGCGGCACGCATTGGCCGGCGACGGCCCCGGGGAGGCGGCAGTCGGTCCCGAGGCCGAGCAGTTCCCAGAGAGCTCAGAGCTGGAGGATGACGACGCCGAGGGCCTGTCCTCCCGCCTCAGCGGCACCCTCAGCTTCACCAGCGCCGAGGACGACGAGGACGACGAGGACGAGGAAGAGGACGAAGAGGAGGCTGGCCCCGACCTGCTGCCTCCCGGGGACGAGGCGTCTGGAGAAGACGCAG AACGGAGCCCCCCATCTGATGGGCAGCGGGGCAGTCAGCTCCTGGCCCGGCAGCTGCAGGATTTCTGGAAGAAGTCCCGGAACACCCTGGTACCCCAGAGGCTGCTCTTCGAAGTGACCAGCGCCAACGTTGTCAAGGACCCACCCTCCAA CTCTACACCCTCGCCGTGA